In Dioscorea cayenensis subsp. rotundata cultivar TDr96_F1 chromosome 11, TDr96_F1_v2_PseudoChromosome.rev07_lg8_w22 25.fasta, whole genome shotgun sequence, a single genomic region encodes these proteins:
- the LOC120272326 gene encoding ABC transporter G family member 14-like isoform X3: protein MPPTQDHPTEPVVAYPSCVFPVTLKFEEVVYKVKVNSKQKGWTCCNSVQSEKTILNGISGMVCPGEILAMLGPSGSGKTTLLTALGGRLRGKLSGKITYNGQPFSSSMRRRTGFVLQDDVLYPHLTVSETLMYTALLRLPSSLTKDEKVQQAQRVMAELGLGGVANTMIGGPLFRGVSGGEKKRVSIGQEMLLNPSLLLVDEPTSGLDSTTAQRIMSTLRRLAVEGGLTVVTTIHQPSSRLYHMFHKVVLISEGCPMYYGPASSALDYLSSIGYSSPIVANPADVLLDLANGISPNNSNVEKEQNEQKMVKEELILAYDRNIASRLKSELCSVDPNTFNYLREIPNNVKREQWSTSWWEQFRVLLSRGLKERRYEAFNKLRIFQVLSVATVGGLLWWQTPPSHIQDRERAMLIKEQSSGMYRLSSYFLARTVGDLPMELALPTAFVLIIYWMGGLKSDPATFILSLLVILYSVLVAQSLGLAVGAALMDIKQGTTMASVITLVFLAAGGYYVQQIPSFIAWFKYFSYSFYCFKLLLGIHYRADEFYECSPGIMCPVMEFPAIKAVGLAHIWADVCVMALMLIGYRLVAFLALHRLRLR, encoded by the exons ATGCCTCCAACCCAAGATCATCCAACCGAACCAGTTGTAGCATATCCATCCTGCGTTTTTCCAGTCACTCTCAAG TTTGAAGAGGTGGTGTACAAAGTAAAGGTTAACTCCAAGCAAAAAGGATGGACATGTTGCAACAGTGTCCAATCAGAGAAAACAATACTCAACGGGATATCTGGCATGGTTTGCCCGGGCGAAATACTAGCCATGCTAGGCCCATCCGGCAGCGGCAAGACAACCTTACTCACTGCACTCGGTGGGCGTTTACGCGGCAAGCTCTCAGGAAAAATCACTTACAACGGTCAGCCTTTCTCGAGCAGCATGCGAAGACGAACTGGTTTTGTGTTACAGGACGACGTGCTCTATCCTCACCTCACTGTCAGCGAAACACTCATGTACACGGCCCTCCTCCGGCTGCCGAGTTCGCTGACGAAAGACGAGAAGGTGCAACAAGCTCAACGTGTTATGGCTGAGCTTGGGTTGGGTGGAGTGGCTAACACTATGATTGGAGGACCGTTGTTTAGAGGGGTGTCTGGTGGGGAGAAGAAGAGGGTGAGTATTGGGCAGGAGATGTTACTGAACCCGAGTTTGTTGCTTGTTGATGAGCCTACTTCCGGCCTGGACTCGACCACGGCGCAGAGAATTATGAGCACTTTGCGGAGGCTAGCGGTCGAGGGTGGCCTGACGGTGGTGACAACCATCCATCAGCCATCTAGCAGGCTGTACCATATGTTTCATAAGGTTGTCCTAATCTCGGAAGGATGCCCTATGTACTACGGCCCAGCCTCAAGTGCTCTTGACTACCTGTCCTCCATTGGTTATTCTTCTCCTATTGTAGCTAACCCTGCTGACGTCTTGCTCGATCTTGCCAAcg GAATCAGCCCAAATAATAGCAACGTGGAAAAGGAGCAGAACGAGCAGAAGATGGTGAAGGAGGAGCTTATCTTGGCTTATGATCGCAACATCGCCTCTAGATTGAAAAGTGAGCTCTGTTCTGTAGATCCTAACACATTCAATTACCTTAGAGAAATTCCCAACAATG TGAAGAGGGAGCAATGGAGCACCAGTTGGTGGGAACAGTTCAGGGTGCTATTAAGCAGGGGACTCAAAGAAAGGAGATACGAAGCCTTCAACAAGCTAAGAATATTTCAAGTTTTAAGTGTGGCAACCGTCGGAGGCTTACTGTGGTGGCAAACCCCACCATCCCATATCCAAGACAGG GAACGGGCAATGCTCATCAAAGAACAATCATCAGGCATGTACCGCCTTTCATCTTACTTCCTAGCTCGCACAGTCGGAGACCTCCCAATGGAGCTAGCTCTCCCTACGGCATTCGTCTTAATCATCTATTGGATGGGTGGGCTAAAGTCTGATCCAGCAACCTTTATTCTTTCCCTCCTTGTAATCCTCTACTCAGTTCTTGTTGCCCAGAGCCTCGGCCTTGCCGTCGGCGCTGCCCTTATGGACATCAAACAAGGAACCACAATGGCCTCTGTTATCACCCTCGTCTTCCTTGCCGCCGGTGGCTACTATGTTCAGCAAATCCCTTCTTTTATTGCCTGGTTTAAGTATTTCAGCTAcagtttttactgttttaagCTTCTTTTAGGCATACACTATAGAGCTGACGAATTCTATGAGTGTTCCCCTGGTATCATGTGCCCGGTGATGGAGTTCCCTGCTATCAAGGCTGTAGGTCTTGCACACATTTGGGCAGACGTTTGCGTCATGGCTCTTATGCTCATCGGTTACCGCCTTGTTGCTTTCTTGGCTTTGCATCGACTGCGCCTGAGATAG
- the LOC120272326 gene encoding ABC transporter G family member 14-like isoform X1 yields the protein MPPTQDHPTEPVVAYPSCVFPVTLKFEEVVYKVKVNSKQKGWTCCNSVQSEKTILNGISGMVCPGEILAMLGPSGSGKTTLLTALGGRLRGKLSGKITYNGQPFSSSMRRRTGFVLQDDVLYPHLTVSETLMYTALLRLPSSLTKDEKVQQAQRVMAELGLGGVANTMIGGPLFRGVSGGEKKRVSIGQEMLLNPSLLLVDEPTSGLDSTTAQRIMSTLRRLAVEGGLTVVTTIHQPSSRLYHMFHKVVLISEGCPMYYGPASSALDYLSSIGYSSPIVANPADVLLDLANGISPNNSNVEKEQNEQKMVKEELILAYDRNIASRLKSELCSVDPNTFNYLREIPNNVKREQWSTSWWEQFRVLLSRGLKERRYEAFNKLRIFQVLSVATVGGLLWWQTPPSHIQDRTSLLFFFSVFWGFYPLYNAVYTFPQERAMLIKEQSSGMYRLSSYFLARTVGDLPMELALPTAFVLIIYWMGGLKSDPATFILSLLVILYSVLVAQSLGLAVGAALMDIKQGTTMASVITLVFLAAGGYYVQQIPSFIAWFKYFSYSFYCFKLLLGIHYRADEFYECSPGIMCPVMEFPAIKAVGLAHIWADVCVMALMLIGYRLVAFLALHRLRLR from the exons ATGCCTCCAACCCAAGATCATCCAACCGAACCAGTTGTAGCATATCCATCCTGCGTTTTTCCAGTCACTCTCAAG TTTGAAGAGGTGGTGTACAAAGTAAAGGTTAACTCCAAGCAAAAAGGATGGACATGTTGCAACAGTGTCCAATCAGAGAAAACAATACTCAACGGGATATCTGGCATGGTTTGCCCGGGCGAAATACTAGCCATGCTAGGCCCATCCGGCAGCGGCAAGACAACCTTACTCACTGCACTCGGTGGGCGTTTACGCGGCAAGCTCTCAGGAAAAATCACTTACAACGGTCAGCCTTTCTCGAGCAGCATGCGAAGACGAACTGGTTTTGTGTTACAGGACGACGTGCTCTATCCTCACCTCACTGTCAGCGAAACACTCATGTACACGGCCCTCCTCCGGCTGCCGAGTTCGCTGACGAAAGACGAGAAGGTGCAACAAGCTCAACGTGTTATGGCTGAGCTTGGGTTGGGTGGAGTGGCTAACACTATGATTGGAGGACCGTTGTTTAGAGGGGTGTCTGGTGGGGAGAAGAAGAGGGTGAGTATTGGGCAGGAGATGTTACTGAACCCGAGTTTGTTGCTTGTTGATGAGCCTACTTCCGGCCTGGACTCGACCACGGCGCAGAGAATTATGAGCACTTTGCGGAGGCTAGCGGTCGAGGGTGGCCTGACGGTGGTGACAACCATCCATCAGCCATCTAGCAGGCTGTACCATATGTTTCATAAGGTTGTCCTAATCTCGGAAGGATGCCCTATGTACTACGGCCCAGCCTCAAGTGCTCTTGACTACCTGTCCTCCATTGGTTATTCTTCTCCTATTGTAGCTAACCCTGCTGACGTCTTGCTCGATCTTGCCAAcg GAATCAGCCCAAATAATAGCAACGTGGAAAAGGAGCAGAACGAGCAGAAGATGGTGAAGGAGGAGCTTATCTTGGCTTATGATCGCAACATCGCCTCTAGATTGAAAAGTGAGCTCTGTTCTGTAGATCCTAACACATTCAATTACCTTAGAGAAATTCCCAACAATG TGAAGAGGGAGCAATGGAGCACCAGTTGGTGGGAACAGTTCAGGGTGCTATTAAGCAGGGGACTCAAAGAAAGGAGATACGAAGCCTTCAACAAGCTAAGAATATTTCAAGTTTTAAGTGTGGCAACCGTCGGAGGCTTACTGTGGTGGCAAACCCCACCATCCCATATCCAAGACAGG ACATccctcctctttttcttttctgtatTCTGGGGTTTCTATCCTCTATACAACGCAGTATACACATTCCCACAGGAACGGGCAATGCTCATCAAAGAACAATCATCAGGCATGTACCGCCTTTCATCTTACTTCCTAGCTCGCACAGTCGGAGACCTCCCAATGGAGCTAGCTCTCCCTACGGCATTCGTCTTAATCATCTATTGGATGGGTGGGCTAAAGTCTGATCCAGCAACCTTTATTCTTTCCCTCCTTGTAATCCTCTACTCAGTTCTTGTTGCCCAGAGCCTCGGCCTTGCCGTCGGCGCTGCCCTTATGGACATCAAACAAGGAACCACAATGGCCTCTGTTATCACCCTCGTCTTCCTTGCCGCCGGTGGCTACTATGTTCAGCAAATCCCTTCTTTTATTGCCTGGTTTAAGTATTTCAGCTAcagtttttactgttttaagCTTCTTTTAGGCATACACTATAGAGCTGACGAATTCTATGAGTGTTCCCCTGGTATCATGTGCCCGGTGATGGAGTTCCCTGCTATCAAGGCTGTAGGTCTTGCACACATTTGGGCAGACGTTTGCGTCATGGCTCTTATGCTCATCGGTTACCGCCTTGTTGCTTTCTTGGCTTTGCATCGACTGCGCCTGAGATAG
- the LOC120272326 gene encoding ABC transporter G family member 14-like isoform X2, translating to MPPTQDHPTEPVVAYPSCVFPVTLKFEEVVYKVKVNSKQKGWTCCNSVQSEKTILNGISGMVCPGEILAMLGPSGSGKTTLLTALGGRLRGKLSGKITYNGQPFSSSMRRRTGFVLQDDVLYPHLTVSETLMYTALLRLPSSLTKDEKVQQAQRVMAELGLGGVANTMIGGPLFRGVSGGEKKRVSIGQEMLLNPSLLLVDEPTSGLDSTTAQRIMSTLRRLAVEGGLTVVTTIHQPSSRLYHMFHKVVLISEGCPMYYGPASSALDYLSSIGYSSPIVANPADVLLDLANGISPNNSNVEKEQNEQKMVKEELILAYDRNIASRLKMKREQWSTSWWEQFRVLLSRGLKERRYEAFNKLRIFQVLSVATVGGLLWWQTPPSHIQDRTSLLFFFSVFWGFYPLYNAVYTFPQERAMLIKEQSSGMYRLSSYFLARTVGDLPMELALPTAFVLIIYWMGGLKSDPATFILSLLVILYSVLVAQSLGLAVGAALMDIKQGTTMASVITLVFLAAGGYYVQQIPSFIAWFKYFSYSFYCFKLLLGIHYRADEFYECSPGIMCPVMEFPAIKAVGLAHIWADVCVMALMLIGYRLVAFLALHRLRLR from the exons ATGCCTCCAACCCAAGATCATCCAACCGAACCAGTTGTAGCATATCCATCCTGCGTTTTTCCAGTCACTCTCAAG TTTGAAGAGGTGGTGTACAAAGTAAAGGTTAACTCCAAGCAAAAAGGATGGACATGTTGCAACAGTGTCCAATCAGAGAAAACAATACTCAACGGGATATCTGGCATGGTTTGCCCGGGCGAAATACTAGCCATGCTAGGCCCATCCGGCAGCGGCAAGACAACCTTACTCACTGCACTCGGTGGGCGTTTACGCGGCAAGCTCTCAGGAAAAATCACTTACAACGGTCAGCCTTTCTCGAGCAGCATGCGAAGACGAACTGGTTTTGTGTTACAGGACGACGTGCTCTATCCTCACCTCACTGTCAGCGAAACACTCATGTACACGGCCCTCCTCCGGCTGCCGAGTTCGCTGACGAAAGACGAGAAGGTGCAACAAGCTCAACGTGTTATGGCTGAGCTTGGGTTGGGTGGAGTGGCTAACACTATGATTGGAGGACCGTTGTTTAGAGGGGTGTCTGGTGGGGAGAAGAAGAGGGTGAGTATTGGGCAGGAGATGTTACTGAACCCGAGTTTGTTGCTTGTTGATGAGCCTACTTCCGGCCTGGACTCGACCACGGCGCAGAGAATTATGAGCACTTTGCGGAGGCTAGCGGTCGAGGGTGGCCTGACGGTGGTGACAACCATCCATCAGCCATCTAGCAGGCTGTACCATATGTTTCATAAGGTTGTCCTAATCTCGGAAGGATGCCCTATGTACTACGGCCCAGCCTCAAGTGCTCTTGACTACCTGTCCTCCATTGGTTATTCTTCTCCTATTGTAGCTAACCCTGCTGACGTCTTGCTCGATCTTGCCAAcg GAATCAGCCCAAATAATAGCAACGTGGAAAAGGAGCAGAACGAGCAGAAGATGGTGAAGGAGGAGCTTATCTTGGCTTATGATCGCAACATCGCCTCTAGATTGAAAA TGAAGAGGGAGCAATGGAGCACCAGTTGGTGGGAACAGTTCAGGGTGCTATTAAGCAGGGGACTCAAAGAAAGGAGATACGAAGCCTTCAACAAGCTAAGAATATTTCAAGTTTTAAGTGTGGCAACCGTCGGAGGCTTACTGTGGTGGCAAACCCCACCATCCCATATCCAAGACAGG ACATccctcctctttttcttttctgtatTCTGGGGTTTCTATCCTCTATACAACGCAGTATACACATTCCCACAGGAACGGGCAATGCTCATCAAAGAACAATCATCAGGCATGTACCGCCTTTCATCTTACTTCCTAGCTCGCACAGTCGGAGACCTCCCAATGGAGCTAGCTCTCCCTACGGCATTCGTCTTAATCATCTATTGGATGGGTGGGCTAAAGTCTGATCCAGCAACCTTTATTCTTTCCCTCCTTGTAATCCTCTACTCAGTTCTTGTTGCCCAGAGCCTCGGCCTTGCCGTCGGCGCTGCCCTTATGGACATCAAACAAGGAACCACAATGGCCTCTGTTATCACCCTCGTCTTCCTTGCCGCCGGTGGCTACTATGTTCAGCAAATCCCTTCTTTTATTGCCTGGTTTAAGTATTTCAGCTAcagtttttactgttttaagCTTCTTTTAGGCATACACTATAGAGCTGACGAATTCTATGAGTGTTCCCCTGGTATCATGTGCCCGGTGATGGAGTTCCCTGCTATCAAGGCTGTAGGTCTTGCACACATTTGGGCAGACGTTTGCGTCATGGCTCTTATGCTCATCGGTTACCGCCTTGTTGCTTTCTTGGCTTTGCATCGACTGCGCCTGAGATAG